One Pararhizobium sp. IMCC3301 DNA segment encodes these proteins:
- a CDS encoding haloacid dehalogenase type II: MPYAVYVFDAYGTLFDVHAAVRKHADTIGPDGARLSEIWRAKQLEYSWVRALMGRYQDFWALTEQALDHAFACVPSADPKYRAALLDAYRELDCYPEVPAVLRALKEHGARTAILSNGSPAMLDSAVRSAKIDTLLDAVLSVDELQTYKTAEPVYEMATTSFRVFPQAISFQSSNRWDVAGATAFGFRTVWVNRTGQQDEYRDLSPSAVLATLDGLPALG, from the coding sequence ATGCCTTACGCTGTCTATGTGTTCGACGCCTATGGAACACTTTTTGATGTTCATGCCGCCGTGCGCAAACATGCTGACACGATCGGGCCTGATGGTGCGCGCCTGTCCGAGATCTGGCGCGCGAAGCAACTGGAATATTCCTGGGTGCGCGCATTGATGGGCCGCTACCAGGATTTCTGGGCGCTGACAGAACAGGCGCTTGACCACGCTTTTGCCTGCGTTCCCAGCGCCGATCCCAAATATCGCGCTGCTCTTCTGGATGCCTACCGGGAACTCGATTGCTATCCGGAAGTCCCTGCCGTGCTGCGGGCGCTGAAAGAGCATGGTGCACGGACCGCCATCCTGTCCAATGGCTCTCCTGCAATGCTCGACAGTGCCGTGCGCTCAGCCAAGATCGATACATTGCTGGATGCGGTTCTGTCCGTCGACGAGTTGCAGACCTACAAAACCGCCGAGCCGGTCTACGAAATGGCGACCACGTCCTTTCGCGTCTTTCCGCAAGCCATCTCGTTTCAATCCTCAAACCGGTGGGATGTCGCCGGCGCAACAGCCTTCGGTTTCCGTACAGTGTGGGTCAACCGCACTGGCCAGCAAGACGAATATCGGGACTTAAGCCCGTCCGCAGTGCTGGCCACACTGGATGGTCTTCCAGCCCTGGGGTAA
- a CDS encoding tetratricopeptide repeat protein, whose product MSDKKRTDYPDDGVPEDALSPGALSPRSAKGRAERQAGQAARPENDLDAPSSGRAADHIRSAPAKRRSNWGGWLVSFFVAAGLGAAGVLAFQQWGPKPARETAEACLDRTLPDLIDTESQQLQVILVPLFNDVDDVQRLLVRSALEDFQGTDQPLMQLQMLDCSIAPDNTGMLQQLAKTRALSRDILRRTGADVLVWGEVSPDVQRLDLLTTYPVGVDRGLFDIDAISLPADFDADYAGLLAAKVWLSSDVTASLDTELIAAGMQNTVDLLSPMSENAATSWSEQQQGTLYHSIAGAGFLLGLQANDPQRMESALGNFRKASETFGRYNLSDDWVRVQNDMGVARSTFGKLTNRFQEIGLAIDAFRAALSETPRSRYPEKWSMIQSNLAEALNALGARQSDSQLLADSVTAYREVLKEQAPERFPQQWAAVQHNLGAALQSLGQRDNDPAILQASAVAYHAALEVRTAEDQPNAFAVTQINLGATLMALGTRQRSVETLREAAAAFSAALSQLERDTSPVEWGTAQHSLGNVLVAIGEQEEGTESLKLALTAFRSALDEFDRAKDPTRWAVTQNNLGNVLHMLGDREQDAAALTEAVVAYEAALGVLSESAPAYAESVVQSLARVQALQQSISKAE is encoded by the coding sequence TTGAGCGACAAGAAAAGAACGGATTATCCGGACGATGGTGTGCCGGAAGACGCTTTGTCGCCGGGTGCGCTCTCGCCCCGGTCAGCCAAAGGGCGGGCGGAACGGCAAGCAGGGCAGGCAGCACGGCCGGAAAATGATCTGGATGCGCCATCTTCGGGCCGCGCAGCTGACCATATTCGGTCCGCGCCAGCCAAAAGGCGCTCTAATTGGGGGGGCTGGCTAGTCAGCTTTTTTGTTGCAGCAGGACTGGGCGCAGCGGGCGTTCTTGCATTTCAGCAATGGGGCCCGAAACCCGCGCGTGAAACCGCTGAAGCCTGTCTTGACCGCACTTTGCCAGACCTGATCGACACCGAAAGCCAGCAACTTCAGGTTATTCTGGTACCCCTGTTCAACGATGTGGACGATGTCCAGCGTTTGCTGGTCAGATCGGCCCTTGAGGATTTTCAGGGAACAGATCAACCGTTGATGCAACTGCAGATGCTGGACTGCTCAATCGCGCCCGACAACACTGGCATGCTGCAACAACTGGCAAAGACCCGAGCGCTGAGCCGGGATATTTTACGCAGAACTGGCGCGGATGTGCTGGTCTGGGGCGAAGTTTCTCCCGATGTGCAACGGCTGGACTTGTTGACAACCTATCCCGTAGGAGTGGACCGCGGCCTGTTTGATATCGATGCGATTTCGCTGCCTGCAGATTTTGACGCGGATTATGCTGGTCTGCTGGCGGCAAAAGTCTGGCTCTCCTCCGATGTTACAGCGAGCCTCGATACAGAGCTGATTGCAGCGGGCATGCAGAACACAGTGGATCTGCTTTCGCCAATGTCCGAAAATGCCGCAACGTCCTGGTCGGAGCAACAACAGGGAACCCTTTATCACTCAATTGCCGGTGCGGGTTTTCTGCTTGGTTTACAGGCAAATGATCCCCAGCGCATGGAGAGCGCACTCGGTAATTTCCGCAAAGCAAGCGAAACCTTCGGCCGCTACAACCTTTCTGATGATTGGGTGCGGGTCCAGAATGACATGGGTGTCGCACGGTCCACATTCGGAAAGCTGACCAACCGGTTTCAGGAAATCGGTTTGGCCATAGATGCATTCCGGGCAGCGCTTTCAGAAACGCCGCGCAGCCGGTACCCCGAAAAATGGTCGATGATTCAGAGCAATCTCGCCGAAGCTTTGAACGCATTGGGCGCACGGCAATCTGATTCGCAATTGCTGGCGGATTCTGTCACGGCCTATCGGGAAGTTCTGAAAGAGCAGGCCCCGGAGCGCTTTCCCCAACAATGGGCCGCGGTACAGCATAATCTGGGCGCAGCCCTCCAGTCGCTGGGGCAAAGAGACAATGATCCTGCCATTTTGCAGGCATCCGCTGTGGCCTATCACGCCGCACTGGAAGTGCGCACGGCCGAAGATCAGCCGAATGCCTTTGCTGTGACGCAGATCAATCTTGGTGCGACGCTGATGGCACTGGGCACGCGGCAGCGCAGCGTTGAAACATTGCGCGAAGCCGCTGCTGCATTCAGCGCGGCGCTCAGCCAGTTGGAGCGGGATACGTCTCCCGTTGAATGGGGAACTGCCCAGCACAGTCTGGGTAATGTGCTGGTCGCTATCGGAGAACAGGAAGAGGGCACTGAGTCTTTGAAATTGGCACTCACTGCATTCCGCTCGGCGCTCGATGAATTCGACAGGGCAAAAGACCCCACGCGCTGGGCAGTAACCCAGAATAATCTTGGTAATGTCCTGCATATGCTGGGGGACCGGGAACAGGACGCTGCGGCTCTGACCGAGGCTGTTGTGGCCTATGAGGCAGCGCTCGGAGTGTTGTCTGAATCTGCTCCGGCCTATGCAGAAAGCGTCGTTCAGAGTCTGGCCCGTGTCCAGGCATTGCAGCAGAGTATCAGCAAGGCAGAATAG
- a CDS encoding branched-chain amino acid aminotransferase encodes MANWSQTWTWLDGEWLDGNPPILGPRSHAMWLGSSVFDGARAFEGVMPDLELHCQRVNNSAAVLGLAPTMKSGEIADLCHEGLARFGKNAELYVRPMYWAEEGGFMSVPPAAHSTRFALCLYETPMPPPNGFTATVTEFQRPTLNSMPVNAKAGCLYPNNGRMLREAEARGFQNALCCDMLGNVAEFATANAFLVKDGKVATPVPNGTFLNGVTRQRIIGLLRGAGLDVFETTLSYDDFRHADEIFSTGNYSKVMPVTRFEDREFQPGPVSARARQLYWEFAHS; translated from the coding sequence ATGGCAAACTGGTCGCAAACTTGGACATGGCTGGACGGAGAATGGCTAGACGGGAACCCGCCGATTCTGGGCCCGCGCAGCCACGCCATGTGGCTTGGATCATCAGTGTTTGATGGCGCGCGTGCTTTCGAGGGGGTCATGCCCGATCTGGAGTTGCATTGCCAGCGGGTCAATAATTCTGCCGCAGTCCTTGGTCTGGCCCCAACCATGAAGAGCGGGGAAATCGCTGACTTGTGCCATGAGGGCCTTGCCCGCTTTGGCAAAAATGCAGAGCTTTATGTACGGCCGATGTACTGGGCGGAGGAGGGTGGCTTCATGTCGGTGCCCCCTGCGGCGCACAGCACCCGGTTTGCCCTGTGTCTGTATGAGACGCCGATGCCGCCACCCAACGGCTTCACTGCCACGGTCACCGAATTTCAGCGCCCAACTCTCAATTCCATGCCGGTGAATGCAAAGGCGGGCTGTCTGTACCCGAATAATGGCCGCATGTTGCGCGAAGCCGAGGCCAGGGGATTTCAAAATGCACTGTGTTGCGACATGCTTGGCAATGTTGCCGAATTTGCCACAGCCAATGCATTTCTGGTGAAAGACGGAAAAGTCGCAACGCCGGTGCCAAACGGCACATTCCTCAACGGTGTCACGCGTCAGCGTATCATCGGCTTGTTGCGCGGGGCCGGACTGGACGTGTTTGAAACCACATTGTCCTATGATGATTTCCGTCATGCCGATGAGATTTTTTCGACCGGAAATTACTCCAAAGTCATGCCGGTAACACGGTTTGAAGATCGCGAGTTTCAACCAGGACCGGTCTCGGCACGCGCGCGCCAACTGTATTGGGAATTCGCGCACTCATAG
- a CDS encoding BA14K family protein, translating to MKRKHSFISTFSSLMVAVFMIATYSTVADAHSSRYRSNSGASFTFGFSSGGYSASHYDQYRRYPSRVHRHGDRRYYHRGYRHIWVAPRYTAPRHYRNRGSSAHVRWCQNRYRSYDVYSDTFQPYHGARKRCNSPYS from the coding sequence ATGAAACGTAAACACTCTTTTATCTCAACCTTCAGCAGCCTTATGGTGGCGGTCTTCATGATCGCGACCTATTCGACGGTTGCAGACGCACACAGCTCACGATACCGCTCCAACAGTGGTGCCAGTTTTACCTTCGGTTTCAGTAGTGGCGGGTACTCGGCAAGCCACTATGATCAATATCGCCGCTACCCCAGCCGGGTCCACCGACATGGCGACCGCAGATATTACCACCGCGGTTACCGCCATATTTGGGTCGCGCCCCGGTACACTGCTCCGCGGCATTACCGCAATCGCGGTTCCTCAGCCCATGTGAGATGGTGTCAGAACCGTTACCGGAGCTATGACGTCTATAGCGACACGTTCCAGCCGTATCACGGCGCACGCAAACGGTGTAATTCGCCATATAGTTGA
- a CDS encoding cytochrome c codes for MLRHLIKIGLVLGLLGFGAFWYLTMPQQLSADQLPAHTPDPEQGAYIFAAGGCSSCHAAEKAKGDDRLILGGGRRFETQFGTFIASNISPDPKAGIGSWSALDFVNAVTRGVSPEGAHYYPAFPYTSYRQAKITDILDLKAYMDTLPPVADAAPASEVGFPFNMRRGLGLWKMLFMDQSAFEDDPSQTPQINRGAYLVNTLGHCAQCHTPRNHLGASDTARAMAGAPNPDGKGFIPNITPHPDGIGNWSQEDIAYALETGFTPDFDSLGGSMVAVVENTAQLTTQDREAIAAYLKSLPPLPKTGPDS; via the coding sequence ATGCTGCGGCATCTGATTAAAATCGGACTCGTGCTGGGTCTTCTTGGCTTTGGTGCATTCTGGTATCTGACAATGCCGCAGCAATTATCCGCTGATCAACTGCCTGCCCATACGCCCGATCCAGAGCAAGGTGCCTATATATTTGCCGCTGGCGGCTGCTCTTCCTGTCATGCCGCGGAAAAGGCCAAGGGTGATGACAGGCTGATCCTTGGTGGCGGACGCCGTTTTGAAACGCAGTTCGGGACTTTTATCGCGTCCAATATCTCGCCCGATCCGAAAGCCGGCATCGGGTCGTGGAGTGCGCTTGATTTCGTCAATGCGGTCACCAGAGGTGTCAGTCCTGAGGGTGCACATTATTATCCGGCGTTTCCCTATACGTCCTACAGACAGGCTAAAATCACCGATATTCTGGATCTGAAAGCCTATATGGATACGCTGCCGCCGGTCGCCGATGCAGCGCCTGCAAGTGAAGTCGGTTTTCCCTTCAATATGCGGCGCGGACTGGGCCTGTGGAAGATGCTGTTCATGGATCAGTCCGCCTTCGAGGACGATCCTTCGCAAACGCCCCAAATCAATCGCGGGGCTTATCTGGTCAACACCCTTGGGCATTGTGCACAATGCCACACGCCACGCAATCATCTGGGTGCCTCTGACACCGCAAGAGCTATGGCCGGAGCACCCAATCCGGACGGCAAGGGCTTCATTCCAAATATTACGCCCCATCCGGACGGTATCGGCAACTGGTCGCAAGAAGATATCGCCTATGCGCTGGAAACCGGCTTCACCCCGGATTTTGACAGCCTCGGCGGATCCATGGTCGCTGTAGTGGAAAATACCGCGCAGTTAACCACGCAAGACAGAGAGGCAATTGCAGCCTATCTGAAATCGCTGCCGCCGCTGCCCAAAACCGGCCCGGATTCATGA
- a CDS encoding cytochrome c, whose amino-acid sequence MKRLLKLAVVLGLASASSLAYSSGDPVAERKAMMKSSGAAAGAAAAMIKGSTPFDPRVVLLAYRTMNAVSLGYGSKFPAGSEGSGPSKASQKVWDDPDGFAAALAKFQADTAAAVEAPATDLDAFKAQFGQVASNCSSCHESYRIKSN is encoded by the coding sequence ATGAAGAGACTTTTGAAACTAGCTGTCGTACTGGGTCTTGCCAGCGCCAGCAGTCTTGCCTATTCGTCAGGCGACCCCGTTGCCGAACGCAAGGCAATGATGAAATCCAGCGGAGCGGCTGCCGGTGCTGCCGCCGCAATGATCAAGGGCAGTACGCCGTTTGATCCCCGCGTCGTTCTGCTCGCATACCGTACCATGAATGCGGTATCTCTGGGCTATGGATCAAAATTCCCCGCCGGTTCTGAAGGCAGTGGCCCATCCAAGGCTTCACAGAAAGTCTGGGACGATCCGGACGGCTTTGCTGCCGCACTCGCCAAGTTTCAGGCCGATACAGCGGCAGCAGTAGAAGCGCCGGCAACGGATCTGGACGCGTTCAAAGCACAATTCGGCCAGGTTGCGTCAAATTGCAGCAGCTGCCACGAATCCTACCGCATAAAAAGCAACTGA
- a CDS encoding superoxide dismutase: MAFELPDLPYAYDALAPYMSAETLEFHHDKHHNAYVTAGNDLIKGTEYADMSLEEVVKKSHSDKPGLFNQAGQHFNHIHFWQWMKPNGGGSIPGNLEAKIIDDLGSVAEFRDAFINAGKTQFGSGWCWLALKGGKLEVMKTPNGENPLIHNATPLLGCDVWEHSYYIDYRNLRPKYLEAFFDNLVNWDHVAELYEDAS, from the coding sequence ATGGCTTTTGAACTCCCCGACCTTCCATATGCCTATGACGCGCTGGCACCCTATATGTCTGCCGAGACGCTGGAATTTCACCACGACAAGCATCACAACGCCTATGTGACTGCCGGTAATGATCTGATCAAAGGAACCGAATACGCCGATATGTCGCTGGAAGAGGTGGTGAAAAAGAGCCACTCCGACAAGCCCGGCCTGTTCAACCAGGCCGGTCAGCATTTCAATCACATTCATTTCTGGCAGTGGATGAAGCCGAATGGTGGCGGGTCAATCCCCGGTAATCTGGAAGCGAAAATCATAGATGATCTGGGCTCTGTCGCAGAGTTCCGCGACGCCTTTATCAATGCCGGCAAGACCCAGTTCGGGTCCGGCTGGTGCTGGTTGGCGCTGAAAGGCGGCAAGCTGGAAGTGATGAAAACACCGAACGGCGAGAATCCGCTGATTCACAATGCGACCCCGTTGCTGGGCTGCGATGTCTGGGAACATTCATACTATATTGATTACCGCAATTTGCGGCCCAAATATCTTGAGGCATTTTTCGACAACCTGGTGAACTGGGATCATGTCGCCGAGTTGTACGAAGACGCTTCCTGA
- the ispH gene encoding 4-hydroxy-3-methylbut-2-enyl diphosphate reductase has protein sequence MSAAEKPPLMLYLAAPRGFCAGVDRAIKIVELALKVYGPPVYVRHEIVHNKYVVDGLRRQGAVFVDELDEIPQTDQPVIFSAHGVPKAVPEDAAARNMLYIDATCPLVSKVHKEAKIHRKRARDILLIGHKGHPEVIGTMGQLPQGAVTLIETVADAESIRPQEPDNLAWITQTTLSVDDTSDIVGILQRRFPSIVGPHKEDICYATTNRQEVVKVIAAKSDVVFVVGAPNSSNSQRLREVAERSGAAASHLVQRAADIDWRALEGVRSVGLTAGASAPEVLVDEVIDAFRSRFDVTVELEHTVDEDVVFTLPRALREKVAEMEAAV, from the coding sequence ATGTCTGCTGCGGAAAAACCGCCATTAATGCTGTATCTGGCCGCCCCGCGCGGATTCTGCGCGGGTGTCGACCGCGCCATCAAAATTGTCGAGCTTGCCCTTAAAGTCTATGGCCCGCCGGTCTATGTGCGCCATGAAATCGTGCACAACAAATATGTCGTTGACGGTCTGCGCCGCCAGGGCGCGGTTTTTGTCGATGAGCTGGATGAAATTCCGCAGACGGATCAGCCGGTTATATTCTCCGCTCACGGTGTGCCGAAAGCTGTTCCGGAAGACGCTGCGGCGCGCAACATGCTGTATATCGATGCCACTTGCCCACTGGTGTCCAAGGTTCACAAGGAAGCCAAGATTCATCGCAAGCGGGCGCGCGACATTCTGCTGATCGGCCACAAGGGCCACCCGGAAGTGATCGGGACAATGGGGCAGTTGCCGCAGGGGGCCGTGACGTTGATCGAAACCGTAGCAGATGCTGAATCGATCCGGCCGCAGGAGCCCGATAATCTGGCATGGATCACCCAGACCACACTATCGGTGGATGATACAAGCGACATCGTAGGCATTCTGCAACGGCGGTTTCCATCCATTGTCGGACCGCACAAGGAAGATATCTGTTACGCCACCACCAACCGGCAGGAAGTCGTCAAGGTGATTGCCGCCAAAAGCGATGTGGTGTTTGTTGTTGGTGCGCCGAACTCTTCAAATTCGCAGCGCCTGCGCGAGGTTGCCGAACGTAGCGGTGCTGCCGCGTCTCATCTTGTGCAAAGAGCCGCTGATATCGACTGGCGCGCATTGGAAGGCGTGCGCAGCGTCGGCCTGACCGCTGGTGCCTCAGCCCCGGAAGTACTGGTTGACGAGGTGATAGATGCATTCCGCTCGCGCTTTGATGTGACAGTTGAACTGGAGCACACGGTCGATGAAGATGTCGTCTTCACGCTGCCAAGAGCATTGCGCGAGAAAGTCGCCGAGATGGAGGCGGCGGTTTAG
- the thrB gene encoding homoserine kinase: MAVYTDVSDEALQQFLTLYDIGDLTSCKGIAEGVENSNFLLGTDRGQFILTLYEKRVDVDDLPFFLGFMDHLAAKGLACPVPVHDRNGGTLNRLEGRPAAIISFLNGMWVKRPHVEHCTMVGQALAELHKDGQDFATVRANNLNQQSWRPLFEQSRERANEVRRGLAQTIDAELEFLDENWPVDLPSGVIHADMFPDNVFFLNDRFSGLIDFYFACNDMLAYDLAICLNAWCFERDNAFNVTKARALIEGYSSVRPLTREELQALPVLARGAAMRFLLTRLHDWLRVPPGALVVPKNPLEYMKKLGFHMDVDSVGAYGIDL; this comes from the coding sequence ATGGCGGTCTATACGGATGTCAGCGATGAGGCGCTGCAGCAATTCCTCACATTATACGATATCGGCGATCTGACGTCGTGCAAGGGTATTGCCGAGGGGGTTGAGAATTCCAACTTCCTGCTTGGCACGGATCGGGGCCAGTTCATTCTGACGCTTTATGAAAAACGTGTGGATGTTGACGATTTGCCGTTTTTTCTCGGCTTTATGGATCACCTGGCCGCCAAGGGTCTGGCCTGTCCGGTGCCGGTCCATGACAGAAACGGCGGCACCCTCAACAGGCTCGAAGGCCGCCCGGCAGCAATCATCTCTTTTCTCAATGGCATGTGGGTCAAGCGGCCTCATGTGGAACACTGCACCATGGTGGGGCAGGCGCTTGCCGAACTGCACAAGGATGGCCAGGATTTTGCCACTGTGCGGGCAAACAATCTGAACCAGCAAAGCTGGCGGCCCTTGTTCGAGCAGTCGCGAGAGCGAGCTAATGAAGTGCGCAGGGGCCTTGCACAGACCATAGATGCGGAGCTGGAATTTCTTGATGAAAACTGGCCGGTGGACCTGCCATCGGGCGTCATTCACGCCGATATGTTTCCCGATAATGTGTTCTTTCTCAACGACAGGTTTTCCGGCCTGATTGATTTCTATTTTGCCTGCAATGATATGCTGGCTTACGACCTTGCGATCTGTCTCAACGCCTGGTGCTTTGAACGCGACAATGCATTTAATGTCACCAAGGCGCGCGCGCTTATCGAGGGATATAGCTCGGTCCGCCCATTGACGCGGGAAGAACTGCAAGCCCTGCCGGTTCTGGCGCGCGGCGCGGCGATGCGCTTTTTGCTGACCCGCCTGCATGACTGGCTGCGTGTTCCGCCCGGCGCGCTGGTGGTTCCAAAAAACCCGTTGGAATATATGAAGAAACTCGGCTTTCACATGGATGTGGACAGCGTTGGCGCCTACGGCATTGATTTATGA
- the rnhA gene encoding ribonuclease HI: MSDTKVTIYTDGACSGNPGPGGWGAILTCGASSKELYGGEPDTTNNRMELTAAIEALNALKRPTRAELWTDSQYVKGGITGWIHGWKKNGWKTANRKPVKNVDLWQALDEALNRHQISWHWVKGHAGHDMNERADELARIGMAPFKD; encoded by the coding sequence ATGAGCGACACCAAAGTGACGATTTATACCGATGGTGCCTGCTCGGGAAATCCCGGTCCCGGCGGGTGGGGGGCCATCCTGACCTGCGGCGCTTCCAGCAAGGAACTGTATGGCGGCGAGCCGGACACAACCAATAACCGCATGGAATTGACGGCGGCAATCGAAGCGCTCAATGCCCTGAAACGGCCGACCCGCGCGGAATTGTGGACCGACAGCCAATATGTCAAGGGTGGCATCACCGGCTGGATTCATGGCTGGAAAAAAAACGGCTGGAAGACCGCCAACAGAAAGCCTGTCAAGAATGTCGATCTGTGGCAGGCGCTCGATGAAGCCCTGAACCGCCACCAGATCAGCTGGCACTGGGTCAAGGGCCATGCCGGTCACGACATGAACGAGCGCGCCGATGAACTGGCCCGCATCGGCATGGCTCCCTTCAAGGATTAA
- a CDS encoding carboxymuconolactone decarboxylase family protein, giving the protein MTNSLPAAAADLAEQHPDIWSAYSSLGNACANAGPLSDREKRLVKLALGIGANSVGAVHSHSRRARSEGIEDAALVQVALLAIGPLGLPRAVAAKTWIEDKTD; this is encoded by the coding sequence ATGACGAACTCCCTGCCCGCCGCTGCCGCTGACCTTGCAGAGCAACACCCCGACATCTGGAGCGCCTATTCCAGTCTTGGCAATGCCTGCGCCAATGCAGGGCCCTTGAGCGACCGCGAGAAACGCCTTGTTAAACTGGCCCTTGGAATTGGGGCGAATTCCGTAGGGGCGGTGCACTCGCACAGCCGACGGGCAAGGTCCGAGGGCATTGAGGATGCCGCTCTCGTACAGGTGGCACTTCTGGCGATCGGCCCGCTGGGTCTGCCGCGCGCGGTGGCGGCCAAAACCTGGATCGAGGACAAAACTGATTGA
- a CDS encoding helix-turn-helix domain-containing protein, whose protein sequence is MSESNREDIRSLKLFFDMEETNFDALMRGAYVQNFPPRIDLIHENEPPDFLHVVLSGSVDLFSAWNGKETSMATARPVSTFILAATVRDLPYLMSARTLEKSRIALIPSQDVRTVFATDSAFAQAIVSELAQNYRSVVKTAKDLKLRTSLERLANYLLRQKARTRSLEFDLTMEKRRLASFLGMTPENLSRAFKGLEPYGVKVEGNHIVITDLKDLTRYAKPNPLIDDYSA, encoded by the coding sequence ATGTCTGAGTCGAACCGGGAAGACATTCGAAGCCTCAAGCTTTTCTTCGACATGGAAGAGACGAATTTCGATGCCCTCATGCGCGGCGCCTATGTCCAGAATTTTCCGCCCCGGATCGATCTGATTCATGAAAATGAACCGCCGGACTTTCTGCATGTCGTTCTTTCAGGGTCGGTAGATCTATTCTCGGCGTGGAACGGCAAGGAAACGAGCATGGCAACTGCCAGGCCCGTGTCGACATTCATTCTTGCCGCCACTGTCAGAGATTTGCCTTATCTGATGTCTGCCAGAACATTGGAGAAGAGCCGCATTGCGCTCATTCCATCCCAGGATGTGAGAACTGTGTTTGCGACGGACAGTGCTTTTGCTCAGGCAATTGTTTCCGAACTTGCGCAGAACTACCGGTCTGTCGTGAAAACCGCCAAGGATCTCAAGCTGCGCACATCGCTTGAGCGGCTGGCGAACTACCTATTGCGCCAAAAAGCTCGCACCAGATCCCTGGAGTTTGATCTGACCATGGAAAAAAGACGGTTGGCATCCTTTCTCGGCATGACACCTGAAAACCTCAGCCGCGCTTTCAAGGGTCTGGAACCCTATGGCGTCAAAGTCGAGGGCAACCACATCGTGATTACCGACCTCAAAGACCTGACACGCTATGCCAAGCCGAACCCGCTTATCGACGATTATTCAGCATAA